A region from the Thiovulum sp. ES genome encodes:
- a CDS encoding response regulator containing CheY-like receiver domain and AraC-type DNA-binding domain (PFAM: Response regulator receiver domain), which yields MAGNSDLIKISEETKKLTAMVVEDEKEANQILTSTFSNFFSHVYSSFNGKEGLEVYKEYKPDVVFVDIIMDGMDGIALSRKIREIEPRQIIVIISASNDITKISETIEIGVNSFIQKPVDTSKTIELLSAIVDIVKKRKKVETKTFSISLPIDIYEKVSNSAKDESVSKNAIVIRALREFYHEESSPEDNF from the coding sequence ATGGCAGGAAATAGCGATTTAATAAAGATTTCTGAAGAGACGAAAAAATTAACAGCGATGGTTGTTGAAGATGAAAAAGAGGCGAATCAGATTTTAACTTCAACTTTTTCAAACTTTTTTTCTCATGTCTATTCAAGTTTTAATGGGAAAGAGGGTTTAGAAGTTTATAAAGAGTATAAGCCTGATGTTGTTTTTGTTGATATTATTATGGATGGAATGGACGGAATTGCACTTTCTCGAAAAATACGAGAGATTGAACCGCGACAAATCATTGTAATTATTTCAGCAAGTAACGATATTACAAAAATTTCTGAAACAATTGAAATCGGTGTAAATAGTTTTATTCAAAAACCAGTTGATACAAGCAAAACAATTGAGCTTCTTTCTGCGATTGTTGATATTGTAAAAAAGAGAAAAAAAGTTGAGACAAAGACTTTTTCAATCTCTTTACCAATTGATATTTATGAGAAAGTTAGTAATTCAGCAAAAGATGAGAGTGTTTCAAAGAATGCAATTGTCATCAGAGCATTAAGAGAATTTTATCATGAGGAAAGTAGTCCAGAAGATAATTTTTAG